CCAGTAAATGTTTACTTAAAGGGAATCTTCAAACTCATCATATTCTTCATCAGTTTGAGGCACTTCGATCTCACCATTCAAAATCATTGCCTCATATTCTTCAACTGCTTCAATCGCTTCTTCAGATACGTTATCACGTGTTTCTGCAATGCCTACACCGTCATCTTCTAGACCAAATTCAAGTATTTCTCCACCAGGGAAATTACCATTCATTGTATCTTCAGCGACTTGATAAACAGCTTGGTCTACACGTTTAACCATTGAGGTTAAAATGACGTTTCCTTCAGCCCACTCACCTTCTGTTAACGCTTGATCTTGGTCAACACCAATGGCCCAAACATTTTCACCGTTTTGAGCACGATCAATTGCTTCTGTGAACAAGCCATTCCCAGTACCACCAGCAGCATGATAAATAATATCAGCACCATTACCATACATTGTATCTGCTATTTGCTGACCGCGAGAAGCATCATTGAAATCTTGTGCATATTGAACAGAAATTTCAATATCAGGATTTACATATTTTACACCAGCTTTAAAGCCGCTTTCGAATTTTTTAATTAGTGGGCTTTCCACGCCACCAATGAAACCAATATGGTCAGTTTCAGTATGCATAGCAGCAACAACACCTACTAGGAAAGACCCTTCATGCTCTGCAAATGTCAAGTTAGCAATATTTTCTACAAGTTCATCATTTTCATCTCTTACAACATCATCTACAAGAGCAAAATTTTGATCAGGGCTCTGTTCTGCAACCGTACGAATATCATCAAGCATTAAAAATCCAATGGCAAATGATAAGTCAGTACCTTCTCTAGCAAGTCGATTTAAGTTAGGCGCATAATCAGAGGCGTCACTAGATTGAATGTAATCAACTTCTACGTCTGGATAATCTTCACCGAACATTGTTAGCCCTGCCCACGCAGATTCGTTAAATGAGCGGTCATCAACACCTCCAACGTCGGTAACCATTTTAGCGGAAAAACCTTCACCATCGCCCGCAGCTTCGTTATTACCGTCATTTTCAGTTACTTCATTACCATTATCCGCTCCGTCATTAACCGGAGTAGTGTCATCATTACCTTCGCCACAGCCAGCTAAAATAGCACCTGCAGCTAGTGCAGAAGACACCAGCATCATAAAACGCTTTTTCATCCTGTAAATCCCCCTTGAAAATAATGTTTTTTTCTGTCGTAACATCGCAACATGTTAACTAACAGCTATGCCATTATTATGACATACAATGAAGAAAAATATAATGCTTAAAACGTTTTCAAATAGTTGATATTTCACTTGTACGATGTCTGACAACTAAATGTGACATACTTTTCTATTAAAAACGTTTTTTGATTCGAATTAAATATATCATTAATCCCCACCATAATAAATACTTTTTTCATAGAAATTTATATTTTTTGGCCAATTATCTAACAGCCTAAATGTTCTATTAAGTTGTACTATATATAGTAATACCTTTTACCTTTAAATATCTTTATTTTTTCAGAAAATAAGTATGCCAACTAAGTTCAAATAGATGAAATTACGCCCAATCTTGGTATGTGAACTCTCAGTTAATTGTTTTTATTATTTAAAAAAGGGAATGCATACACTAACATCAGGAATATAATTTGATAAAGGGGGGTTGCTTCTTTATGATTAACAAAAAAACACCTTGGTCTTATAAATGGCACCGCTTTTGGGTACTCTGGCACGCAGCAAAAGCGGATTATTATGGAAGCATCAAACATGAGAAACGTATGTTAAAGCATGAAGAATTAGCCTCCAGGCTTTTAAATGAGGTAAATGAAAAGAAACAAAGTAAGGTACAAAAGGACAACGACTCCTCTTCTAGGACAGAGGAAACTAACATGGCCCCTTTAGAAACCTCTCACTCAACGAAGTAATCTAGCTGATAACATGTAGGCAAGAATAACAGCTAATATACCCGCAGATAATTTACCGATGATCATAGGAAATACTAAAGTCGGCTCAACAGCTGCGGTGAAAGCTAAGTGGCCACCAAAAACAAATGCACCGCTGACAGAAAAAGCAATATTCATTAATTTGCCTCGATTATCAAGATCATCAAGTTTTTTATACATGGGGATGCTATGGGCTAAAGATGCAATGAGACCAATCCATGTTCCTGCCTCGATTCTGCTTTTATCAATGATGTTTGAACAAATGGGAATCACTCTTCGTTGAAGAAAGTGTACGAATGGAAAAGCACCACCTAAAGCAAGGACGATCAATCCGACAATTTCCATCGACTCTGCAAATGGGGTTAATCCCCTTATTAAAGTAACACCTGCAAGTTCTTGAATTGCCACGACAACAAGAACCGAGGTGACGAGTAACATCATCACTTTACCAATAAAAACAAAGCACCATATCATGATGTCTTCTATCAAAAGAAGTCCAACTATTACAATACCAGTAAAAATGAAGACCGGGATGAGCTGTTGCCCAATAAAAGCAGGAGAAAAGCCTGCTAGTAATCCACCAAGGAAGGCCCCAACTGGTACAGGTATTAATCCAAGCATAATTCCTCTTGCTAAAAGAGGATAATGTTTGTTGCTAATTAAACCTAAAGCGACAGGAACAGTAAAAACAAACGTCGGCCCAAGCATTGTAGCAAGTATTATGCCTGAAAATTTTGCCGCTTCTTGGGAAGATGCCAACTCAAATGCCAATGGATAGCCCCCCATATCTACAGCTAAAATCATTCCTGAGAACATGGCTGGGTCTGCTCCTAACCAGAGGAATGCTGGTGTTAGCAATGGTCTTAGTCCCTCAGCTAAAATTGGCGCTACTGTAATCATACCAACCATAACAATAGCTAACGGCCCCATCGTCTGAAACCCTTCATCAAACGCTTTCCCGTAACCTCGCTTGTTTCCTAATGCTTTATCACCAATTCCAATAATCATGAAAAAAATCAACATCCAAATAATAGCCGTATTAATCCACATACTCCGCTCCTTACAATTATAACCAACATCATACAAAATATTTATCTTTTTGGGAATTTTATTTATTGAGTATTCTTTGTATAAAAGGTCCACCTTAATGCTTACAACTTCACGTCTCTTTTGCTCGTAAATTTACCCTATTAAGCTAATATTATCCCAAATTTAACTTGCCATCCTATTAAACACGCTCGTTTCAATTCTTTAATAATAGCAATGTTCCCGACAGTATAAAGGAATCACTCTTTTTTGCCAACTCTCTTTTTACAAGACTAATTGATTAACACGCTTATGAAGATAATACACAAAAACCTGCTACAATGAGCAGGTTAGTTTTCGAAAAGCCAATTATCAAGACTCATTTTTATAGGATCACATGAAAATCATTGCCATTCGGAAGGCAATTCATCCCCTATTTCCTCCAGTCCGATAATAAGTAAAGCTTCTATTTCTTGTTCACTTAAACGTGTAAGCACTTTTTGTTCAATTTCAGCTTGTTCTTCAGGTGTTATCCCCCTAGTCATTTGTGTTGCCATGTCTTTTACTTCACCTACAGAGAATTTACTAAGAACAACTTTCGTTGCCTCTTCTTTTGTCTTAAATGGCAAGTCCTCTAATGAGACATCACTTGAACGAGAAGCTGCTGTATTAGCATAAGTCTTAAAAGCAGCAACCAAGTGAGGATTGGCACTCAGCTCTTCAACCACCTCTTCTGTTAAAACTTGACTCGTCATTTTATCAAACACTTGATCTGAAATAAACGATAATGCAAACCGATAACCACCATAGAGAATTCCTGCAGCAATAACAATAAATATAAGAAATTTTTTCATTATACCTTTCGCCTCTTCCGTCATTCTACATTAGTTTCCTCAATCTATTATAATGAGAAAAAGGTTAAAAGCAAGTCGTTCTAAGGCCCATTTTCTTCATGAAGCGGAAGCCTTACCGTGAATTTAGTCCCTTTTCCTTCTTTACTTTCCAACTGGATGTCTCCTCCATGATCTTCAATTATTTGAAACGAGACCATTAAACCTAAACCGGTTCCTTTTTCTTTCGTCGTAAAAAAAGGTTCTCCTACTCGTTCTAACAACGATTTAGGGATACCGTGCCCTTCATCAATTACTTCAACGATGGCATAGGAACGGTCTTTTTTCAAACGGACAATAATTTTCCCTTTGTCCATCGCTTCAATGGCATTTTTAATAAAATTCATAAATACCTGTTTTATTTGATTGCTTATACAATAAATGAATAAATTTTTATCCATTTCTTCAATTTCAATATAGATATTTTTTATAATTGCCTGAGTATTAAGTAACGTGACAATGTGCTCGATAAGTGAATTTAATAAACAAGCATCTTTCTCAAGCTTTTGCGGCTTTGACATAATAAGTAGTTCATTTAATATTTGCTCTATTCGTTTAAATTCAGAATTCATGATATCAAAATATTCTTTTTTACCTTGTCCGCTCATTTCTATAAGTTGAAGAAAGCCTTTTAGTGACGTAAGTGGATTTCTAATTTCATGAGCAATCCCTGCAGCCAATTGGCCAACAGCCGAAAGTTTCTCTGATTGATAGAGCAGTTCCTCTGATTTTTTCTTTTCAGTAATATCTCTAAATGTACAAACCATGCCGACTACCTTATCCGCTACGACCATTGGTGTCAAAACAAATTCAACAATGATGGGAGTACCATCTTTATGGAAGATGGACACTTCACTTTCTCGAATGACGGTCTCCTTAGATAGTTTATCGATAGAGGGAACGTTTTCTTCACCAATTGTTAGATGATTATCCGCGTTTTTCATAAACAGTTGTAGGAAAGCCTCTGTTGTTAATTCATCTTTCGTATAGCCCGTCATCTTTTCCGCAGCATGATTCCACATGACAACATTGAAATCTTTATCTAGACCTGCAATACCTTCTTCAACAGATTCAAGGATGAGTTCATTCATCTTTGACACTTCGAAATATTTTTCAAGACTATCACGCTCTGACGTAATATCTTTAATAATACCGTAAACACCAATAATATTGGATTGAACAATGATTGGAAGAGTTGTAATGAGTAAATGAAACGGATGATTGACGTCTTCAGAGAAGTTTATTTCCATTGCTTGTGGCTTTCCATTAATAGCATAGTTAAATAAAAATTCGACACTTTTCAACTTGTTCTTAGGGACAAATTCTTTATAATGACTACCTAAAAATAACTTTTCATCTAAAGGAAATAAGTTTTTAAATGCTGAATTAATCGCTAAAATATTTCCGTCCATATCAATAGAGCAGACAGCTTCTGGATGTTTTTGAAAAAGGGTTCTATAGCTTTCTTCGACCACTTCCATCGCTAAATGCTTTTGTGTAATATCTTGAAAGATGACTAATAGACCCCCATTTTTCGGAAAAGCCTGTACATGAAACCACGTATCATTGGCTGAATAATATTCATCAAACTCCACAGAGGTTTCCTTCATGAGGGCATGATGAAAGGCTTCATAGAAGAACGTTCTCACTAATTCAGGAAGTTCCTCCCATAATTCCTTCCCGAGCATTTCCTCTCTCTTAATACTCATATGTGCTTCAGCAGCTTCATTTATGTACAAGAATCTCCAATTTCCATCCAGGTACATGACCCCATCAGAAAGAAGGTCCATCGTCTTAGAGAAAGAAGCAACGAGATCGGTTGCATTAACTCCTTTGCCTAAAAGTGACTCGATATTATTATTATGAGTTCTCATTACCGTCACTCCTATCACTTCACTTACTTGAACAGACGCTCTCAAGTAAAATCACATCGAAATTTGTATAAACCTTCTATTATTCTTTTTATAAGAACCAACTTACCCCTATCTTACCAAAAAATTGTTCACCATACGGAACTTTTTAAAAGTATTACACATTATTTATCGTCCCCACTCCCGAATATGTGATAAAAAACACGGCCATTCGTTATGGCCGTGTCAGTTCGTGTAGATTTAAAGTCCAGCCGATCTCTGGAGACGCTTAGCAATTTCTTGAAACATCTCCTCTGTTATCCCTGGAGCAAATTCTTCAGGAACCTCTTCTAAATCTGGAATAGGTCCTCCCTCAGGCGTCCCTTGAATAACCTCAAGAGGTCCGCCATCTGGGTGTTCACCTTTCCAGATTTTGCGAATTTCTTTATAATCATTATCACTAAACGTGTATAGTTTTCGTTGTGAGCCCATATCCTCAAATTTTCTCGCTGTCTCGAATTGACGATTATCTAAGTTTGGGATAGGGAGCATTTTTTTCACATCTACTCCTGTAATAACTTCAAGCGCTTTAGCGTAAGCAAGGATGTGAACGCCACCTCTGACGAGTAAATAACCAGTCATTTCCCGTGCTACTGGATTATCTGTCATTTCATAAACACGCATTTTATGGGTGCGTGCACCACATTCAAGGAAAAAGTTGTGAAGTAAGTCTAATACAAGGTTACCACTGTTAAAAACATAATCTCCAGACCACGGTCGCCCCATCGAATCACTCGGTATTGATGTTTGTGCTGTCTGAATAAAATGGTGTGAGTTCCGTTTATCTTTTGCATTTCTCATTGGTGTCACATCAGGATCACCCGGGAAAGTTGTCCCTGTGATCATTAAGTTAATCGTATTTGAAACGAGCTCTACGTGACCAAATTCTTCTGCTGTTATGCTGGCAATTAAATCGTAAAAAGGACGATATTTATTCTTTTGCCTAAAATTAAACGATTGGAACATATAATTATTTAAAGTGGACATCTCACCATATTTTCCACCTAATAATTCCTGTACCGCTGCTGCCCCGTTTGGGTCTGGGTTTTTCGGCATTGGCAGTTCAATTTGGAGTTTATCTATTCGTTTGAACAACAAAAATCCCTCCTGATATTTCGGCTTCGCCGGCCGGCTACAAAGCTACAAATAATGTATATGCTTTATACAACTTGGCCTAACACCTTTTCAAAAGGGAAAACTAATACGCGTCTATATTAAGTTCCACTGGAACGTGATCTAGAAGACGTACACCGTTAGGAGTAACATGACACCGGCAAGCACTGAGGACCACTCCCGCCTGCTCTGCTATTAAAAGAGCATTCGTAAAGTCTGGATCTATCTCAGCCGCAGGCTGAAGCTCTTTAATATCACTGCGCTGGGATACAAATAAAATAGCTGCACGCCATCCTAGTTCTTTGGAAATTTCGGCCAGTTCTAGTACATGCTTTGTTCCTCTAGCTGTTACAGCGTCAGGGAAAAAGCCTGTGCCATTCCGATTAACAAGTGTCACACCCTTCACTTCTACAACCATGTATTCATCATCTTTTTGGAGAAGGTGATCCCACCTTGACCTTCCTTTTGTATACTCACTGCGTAAATATCTCCAGTTGGTAAAATCGGACAATTGTTGTTGTTCAAGGGCGAGACCCGTCAGCTTATTCGGCAATGTGGCATTAATGGATACCCAATTGTCGCTAGTCGAATCCTTCACACACACCGCTGAAAATTTCGTCTTACGTCTTGGGTCGCTATTAGGAAGTAAATACAGCTCCGCACCTTGAATAAGCAGTTCTTTTAATCGACCAGAATCTGGTAAGTACGCCTCGATAATGTCGCCACTCTCTAATATTTGACACCTTATTAAAAAGCGGTTTGGTCTGTCGATGAATATGGCTCTTATTATTGAAGATGAGTACGGAATAAAAACGCTTGACAAAGCTTCAGCCCCTTTCTGCTTTAATTTATAGGATTATCTCACCTCGATCACTAGAGATGTGGCATATTGATGCGTAATAGGTTGACCTTCTTGCAATATAGTAAAATCAGCACGTAATTCAATTTCATATTCCCCTGGAGGAAAACCAGGCTCCTCCATAAAAGAATGGAAAAAGTCTGCATGCTCATCAGTCTCGCTATATGAAATGCGTTTAACATAGTCTTCTTCATACCATTCTTTCTGTTTTAAAACAGTCTTCTCTTCTAGTTCAGTCGTAGGATAGTATAGGAGTTCAACACCCCTGTCTACTTCATGCAATTCAAAATAAAGCGGACTCTCGACATGGATAATCTCTAGTTCCTCTCTCTCTCCTTTATATTGAAGCTTACCTGTTAGCTGAATCTGCTCTTTTGATTCGTACACAGCTTTTTCGGAAATCAAACGAAGTATGAATTCACCAGCATCAGTTTCCGCAACCACTAATCCTTCATGTTCATTTTTATCTTCCTCGTTATTTATATGTTCACGCTCATACTCATTGCTGTTTATAGAGGTGTTATCAGAATCTGTCACTTCCTCAGAAAGGTGACTACAAGCAGCTAACATTAAGAAAAGACTTGATAGGATCCAAACTCTCGGATTGAGCATAACCTTCCCCTCCCATGTATGAGGCACTATCGTTCGTCTTCATTTTACTCAATTAGGAAATTTTTTGTCTATATGTACCCTTGCTCTTTCATTATTTTTGTTATTTACTGTTCTGAAAAGAATGTTGCATGATATAAATTAAAAGGCAAAACTTAAGCTATCTCTTTAATCATCATGCTTATATGCATCTCCTTTGTATCTGTCGCAAAATAAACACTTTTAAAGCTGCCTCTCTTCTCAAAGTCAGACAGCTTTAAATCATTAATTAATAACTATTTCATTTTAAAATAGACGATTGGCTATCATTAATGGCGATTCTAAAAGCAATAAAATACCAACGATCAACACGGTCAATATTATAATAAGCACAAATCCTGCCAATAATATTGCTGTTTTTTCACATTGCTTCCACTTGACAGCTTACGAAAAAACCAACTATAAGTGAATCGATTTCATAAATCATAGTTGTATCTATTTCGGAACGTTATGACTCATTCCACTACAGATGGACGCTTTCCGTGGGCTCTCCTGCACCTCATTTTGCCTTTGCAAAGCACAGTCAGAGTGGATTTTCAGACGTCGCTTCTTCGCACAAGAGTCGCTATCTTTCGTTCCAACTCTTCGTTTCTAACGACGAATAATTTGTTATTTTCCCCACTATTACTCGTTATATTGAGCGTGACATTGCATTATGAAATTCATTCAAGTAGAAGCGTTATAGTCAAAGATAAAAGGTTGGATGACATCCATATGCACACGCCTTGGTAAAAGTCGCCTACCTCTTATCTATCCGATTAAAGAACTATACAATCCCAATCTTACTCAAGCTTGACTGCTGTTCCATAGACAAGAACTTCTGACGTTCCTGACATGATTGAAGATGAGGAATATCTCACATTTACAATCGCATCTGCTCCAAGTGAGTCTGCTTTAGAGAGCATTTCTTTTTCTGCAATTTCCCGTGCTTCATTAAACATTTCTTCATATTCCTTCATTTTACCTCCCACAAGTCCACGTAATCCCCCAACAATGTCCTTCCCTACGTGTTTCGCCTGTACTGTATTTCCTGATACAATGCCAAGTGCTTGAACAATCGTTCTGCCTGCTACTGTTTCTGTATTAACCATGATCATTGCTCTCTCTCCTTCACTCATTCATTATTCTTTTCCTTAAAGTATTTACGGAAAAGGATTTAAAAAGTTCCGTCATGTGACTGTTTTAATTATAATAAGCAATTAATCATTATAACCGTCTTCCCGTCAACGTTTTTCAAGATTTCCTCTTCCAAAGTAGCTTTTAGTTGTTTCTTTATTTCTTCATTTAATAGGCTCTCTTTCACATTGAAGGCTATATGGAGATAAAACCTGATATTCGTCCTTAGCAGTAAATAATACAAAACCTTTACTTTTATTCTTAAAACTCTTTTGTTTATATTTAAATTGCACAGTGATCATTTTGACTATATAATTATATCAATGAAAGATTAGACGGAGGGGACAAGTATGATTGCAGCAAAACTAAAAGAAATGTCTCAAAATGACCGAATTGAAACAGGCATTATTGTCGCTATTCTAGCGCTATCAGTTATTATAGGCATTATTGTAGGACGGCAGGAAGAATGGATTGCACCACGTAACTTTACCGCTGGATATATGGTTGGATCGCTTACATCTATTATTATTTTATTCAGTATTTACCGCTCAATTTCAATTATTGCTAAAATGCTGGATAAGAAACGCTCTGTTTAAATGTCGTTCAACCTCACTCAACTAGTACGTGGATATAATCGGGTTAGTGCATATGTTTAATGTCATATTTCTTAACCTTTTATATAAAGCCATTGGCTGACTTCGCTCACTGTTAAACAGTGCACGTGAAGTTCTGACAATGGCTTTTTTGAATGGTCAGTAAATGTATTCAATATAGAGGAGTCTCTTTACAGAAAAAACTCGCCTTCTCGGCGAGTTTAAAAAGTTTTATAAATATGACCAGTATTAGCAGCAATTCCTCTACGTCCCAAATCTATTAGAAGGTTGCTACACTATTTTTATTAAATTTCACCACACGAACACTTCCAAAACGAAAACGTTTACTTTATCATTTTATAAAACCAGCCTTTACAAGCCATATCTGACTTTAACACACTGGTGTTTCAACGTTTACGTTGAACTCTCCCTATTTGTTTGCTGAACCTATCTCAACGAGAAGACATTTAAAGCAATGTATTATTACAAAAAACATTAAAGTAGCTTCTATGCCCGTATCTTTAATGTTGCTATTTTTGCTTTTCCTTCAAAAAGGATCGCACTTCTTCTGGTGTCAGCCCTAGTTCTTTCGCAGCCTGAATCAGTGCCACCCATTCTTGGTCATGTTGTTCTTCTCTTTTAATAGTGAGCATGAGGTAAGCCTCCCTTATGTCACTCCATTGAGGCGACTGTGCAATCATAGAATATAATAATTCCTTAGATTCACAGTTTTGCGTCCCGACCTTTCGATAGGGTTGCCTTTTCTGAATGAGTAGATGATATAAATAGTAGTATGTGTATTAAATTCCTTATAACGAACGATAGCTAGTAAATTCGACATAACCGACAAATTTCTTTAGTTATATTGACATCCCTTTCTATTAATACACCCCCGTTATGTTCTATATTACGAATGTAGTAGCTAAATCATAATATTTTTCCTCAAATATGTAAATGAGTACAAATACTTAAATTATCAAAATTATCTATAATTCCCTATTTACTCCCTGTGATAAACGACTTGTATAAGCTTATTAAAGGGTTAATCACACTGAAACAGTTCTTTATATTTAGTCTATTAGGTCTACTTCCTGTTGAAAAACAAATACAGGAAAAAACAAGAAAATTGTCATTTAGTTAATATGACAGTCTTTTTCCCCTTTTCATCTTTATTAGAGGTTAAATCTATTGTGAATTTTTTCAAAACTATTTCCCCTTTCAATTTGAAAGGACTATAAAATTGGTATTATTTAATGACACATTCTACTTAAATAAGGAAATAATTTAGAAACATATTTAAAATTAGCAACTCTCTAAGTAGTCAAGCCCACCTTTCTGTCATTTACATTTAGTCAATATGACCCGATTTTTCACAACTTTATATATGGTCCGACGATTAGAATAACACTTAAATGGCTATAAGAACGGTCTAATCTTTTACCAAAAGCAAAAAAGAAGAATGATATTTAATATTCTCCTACTTCTAGAAGTATCTTGTCTATGACTTTATATCTATAATTACTCAGAAATAAGAACGTAAGATGGAAAAAGACCTTAAAATTGTTTATTTCTCTCTTACAAAACGAACGAGTCATTTACCTTCAACTATATTTTCTCTTCTAAGTGGTATACGTGTATTGAATCATTATACCTAAATTCCCTAACCTTAATGTATTTTTATGGGAATCAATCGTCAATACGTTCTTCTAATTCTGCTTTCAAAACAGTCACTTTATGTTTTCTCTACCATAGTCACAGTTATATAGTAAATAAAGACCTACAGCTATCGTAAGAGAAATACAAAACTTGGTCTGTTTACCGAGAGAATTCCCCTAGTTCTAATGAAATATTTGAATTAAACACACTAGATTAAAAACTGATCATGTGACCCTTAATAATGCTGATCCATAATGACTAAACCCATATTTAACTTTTTAAAACGTTAATCATATACATCTAGTTATTTCACTAAGCTTCACCCTCTAGTTTTACGTCCACATACCTACTTGAATTGTCCCCCTAATTGTAAACTTTATTTTATATGTAAGTTATCTCATACTGATCAGTTGGCTTGGTTTCTAATATCACCTTTTAATGATTGAACGGCCTTTTTGCTTATTCATTTTTGAGGAATGGATATACTTTCGATAGAAAATATTTAAAGTTAAAATAATACACCGCCATATTTTATGCTTAATCAAAACATTTACAGAGATAGGTTTATTAATGTAGGCTCCATGACGGATTATCCTAATAACCCAGAATTATATTTTAAAAATGAGCTATTCAACATACCTCTAACGACTTTAACGTAGAAATAAATGTTAAAGCCGTTGAAGTCTGCTGTTATGTGCGCCTTCTTTCCTTGAAAAAACGGCCATGTTCAAGTAAAACAGAAACTGATTCAATAGCTTTATTATTAATAGGCGACTGCCTCTTCTCCTTTTTTAAAGAACAATTTCAATGCTTCATACACATCTTTTTTGTCACGCAGAATATAATGCTTGAACCGATTATCATCTATCTTCTTATAAGCGTTCATTAAAGTTGACGGTCGATTGTATTGATTCACCTCACCATAGCCAAACATATTAGCTATTTCCATGAGTTCCTGAACATATTTTAGACAGCGATGGTTATCAGAGGTCAGGTTGTCTCCGTCTGAGAAATGGAAAGGGTAAATGTTGTAGCGTGATGGCGGATAGTCGGTAGCAATAATATCAAGTGCTTTTTTATAGGCTGATGAACAAATGGTACCACCACTTTCACCTTTCATAAAAAAGTCAT
The DNA window shown above is from Salipaludibacillus agaradhaerens and carries:
- a CDS encoding BMP family lipoprotein, giving the protein MKKRFMMLVSSALAAGAILAGCGEGNDDTTPVNDGADNGNEVTENDGNNEAAGDGEGFSAKMVTDVGGVDDRSFNESAWAGLTMFGEDYPDVEVDYIQSSDASDYAPNLNRLAREGTDLSFAIGFLMLDDIRTVAEQSPDQNFALVDDVVRDENDELVENIANLTFAEHEGSFLVGVVAAMHTETDHIGFIGGVESPLIKKFESGFKAGVKYVNPDIEISVQYAQDFNDASRGQQIADTMYGNGADIIYHAAGGTGNGLFTEAIDRAQNGENVWAIGVDQDQALTEGEWAEGNVILTSMVKRVDQAVYQVAEDTMNGNFPGGEILEFGLEDDGVGIAETRDNVSEEAIEAVEEYEAMILNGEIEVPQTDEEYDEFEDSL
- a CDS encoding PAS domain-containing sensor histidine kinase, translating into MRTHNNNIESLLGKGVNATDLVASFSKTMDLLSDGVMYLDGNWRFLYINEAAEAHMSIKREEMLGKELWEELPELVRTFFYEAFHHALMKETSVEFDEYYSANDTWFHVQAFPKNGGLLVIFQDITQKHLAMEVVEESYRTLFQKHPEAVCSIDMDGNILAINSAFKNLFPLDEKLFLGSHYKEFVPKNKLKSVEFLFNYAINGKPQAMEINFSEDVNHPFHLLITTLPIIVQSNIIGVYGIIKDITSERDSLEKYFEVSKMNELILESVEEGIAGLDKDFNVVMWNHAAEKMTGYTKDELTTEAFLQLFMKNADNHLTIGEENVPSIDKLSKETVIRESEVSIFHKDGTPIIVEFVLTPMVVADKVVGMVCTFRDITEKKKSEELLYQSEKLSAVGQLAAGIAHEIRNPLTSLKGFLQLIEMSGQGKKEYFDIMNSEFKRIEQILNELLIMSKPQKLEKDACLLNSLIEHIVTLLNTQAIIKNIYIEIEEMDKNLFIYCISNQIKQVFMNFIKNAIEAMDKGKIIVRLKKDRSYAIVEVIDEGHGIPKSLLERVGEPFFTTKEKGTGLGLMVSFQIIEDHGGDIQLESKEGKGTKFTVRLPLHEENGP
- a CDS encoding manganese catalase family protein, with protein sequence MFKRIDKLQIELPMPKNPDPNGAAAVQELLGGKYGEMSTLNNYMFQSFNFRQKNKYRPFYDLIASITAEEFGHVELVSNTINLMITGTTFPGDPDVTPMRNAKDKRNSHHFIQTAQTSIPSDSMGRPWSGDYVFNSGNLVLDLLHNFFLECGARTHKMRVYEMTDNPVAREMTGYLLVRGGVHILAYAKALEVITGVDVKKMLPIPNLDNRQFETARKFEDMGSQRKLYTFSDNDYKEIRKIWKGEHPDGGPLEVIQGTPEGGPIPDLEEVPEEFAPGITEEMFQEIAKRLQRSAGL
- the sfsA gene encoding DNA/RNA nuclease SfsA, producing the protein MSSVFIPYSSSIIRAIFIDRPNRFLIRCQILESGDIIEAYLPDSGRLKELLIQGAELYLLPNSDPRRKTKFSAVCVKDSTSDNWVSINATLPNKLTGLALEQQQLSDFTNWRYLRSEYTKGRSRWDHLLQKDDEYMVVEVKGVTLVNRNGTGFFPDAVTARGTKHVLELAEISKELGWRAAILFVSQRSDIKELQPAAEIDPDFTNALLIAEQAGVVLSACRCHVTPNGVRLLDHVPVELNIDAY
- a CDS encoding YbjQ family protein; this translates as MIMVNTETVAGRTIVQALGIVSGNTVQAKHVGKDIVGGLRGLVGGKMKEYEEMFNEAREIAEKEMLSKADSLGADAIVNVRYSSSSIMSGTSEVLVYGTAVKLE
- a CDS encoding anti-repressor SinI family protein, producing MLTIKREEQHDQEWVALIQAAKELGLTPEEVRSFLKEKQK
- a CDS encoding ethanolamine utilization protein EutH; this encodes MWINTAIIWMLIFFMIIGIGDKALGNKRGYGKAFDEGFQTMGPLAIVMVGMITVAPILAEGLRPLLTPAFLWLGADPAMFSGMILAVDMGGYPLAFELASSQEAAKFSGIILATMLGPTFVFTVPVALGLISNKHYPLLARGIMLGLIPVPVGAFLGGLLAGFSPAFIGQQLIPVFIFTGIVIVGLLLIEDIMIWCFVFIGKVMMLLVTSVLVVVAIQELAGVTLIRGLTPFAESMEIVGLIVLALGGAFPFVHFLQRRVIPICSNIIDKSRIEAGTWIGLIASLAHSIPMYKKLDDLDNRGKLMNIAFSVSGAFVFGGHLAFTAAVEPTLVFPMIIGKLSAGILAVILAYMLSARLLR